CATCTTCTTTGGATGTGCTAGGTGAAAAAGGAGGCAAAAGAAAGGGACAAAGTTCACAAGATGACACCACCGCACGGGAAATAAACAACATATCATCCCAACAACACTTAAATTTAACATTCTCGCAGAATCCATTTTTACCTCCTCAACATTTTTTACAGTACTCAAATCAAATGGTAActcgttttttttattttcactaTTAAATCAATGCGTTATTATCTTCGATATTTTTTATGTCTCGTGCAGGAAGGTAATACAAATTTTTATATAAGTGGTGAAATGAATTTATTCCCTTATCGGTTTCAGGGTCCTCATTCATCACAAGTAAGGAATAAGGTCCTTGGCGTGGTAATTGTTTCTTGTTGTCATATCCGTTACCTGTATTTTCTGTGGTTTTTGAGCATTCAATTTTCGAACTTTGTAAAATTTTACCAAGACTTCTTGAAGATGTTTAGATTGCTAACCGTACATATGAACTTAGAAAAACAACAGATAACCCAAAATTAATTGGGTGGGTTGTAAGGTGAAAAAGATGGATGTATGTGTTTTTTTATATGTATGTGTTCGTTTCTTAAAAAACATCATATGAACCCAAAATCTTTTTTTATATGTATGTGTTCGTTTCTTAAAAAATGTTAGATTATTCGGAAACCAGCGGAGGGCCAGCGGAGGATGAATGAGCTCTGGATGCCTTCATTTCAATCGTGACAGGACCACCAGGCCCGAATCCAAAGCAGTTGGTGCCAAATATTAACAGTAGTTTGGATGAAGTGAAGCTGGACAAATTAAGATTTTGTTGTCTGTTTTTTTTGCCTGTAATGTGGTTGGAGTACTGTCTCTTTTGTAACGTACAAAGTAGTATTGCCgaaataaatgcatgatttgtttgtttaaaaattatatttgcgTTAGTTTGAAGTTTTGGGTCTCAAGATCGATGGATGGTTTGCTTCCATTCTTTTCCTTGTTCGAGAATCCTGTTCGTATTTGTCTGGAATATACCACAAGTCCGTGCCCGTTTCTGTGTTTGCTTTGTTTGACCGAAGGGCGTTCGCCGGTGTGGTGGCGAGGACGGAGGAGAAGGATAGCGGTGGGAGTCCGGTGGGCTACCGTGAAAAGTTTTAAGAAAAATGGTGGGAGTCCCAAAATTTGGAGCGGACGTAGAGATCTAAAAGCCTAAACCGTGGTTGAAAATTTACGagataaaataaattcaaaataaataataaataatgacACATGTGATCTAAAAGCCTAAACCATAGTTGGTCAATTacaagataaaataaattcaaaataaataattaataatgccACGTGTCAGTCATCGAAAGGCTCAGGGCAGTGCCCTTACGCCCAGGATCGACTAAACCGTTTTTTTGCGTGGACAATTGCTGACCCTGCATGGAAGCTTTTTatttctcaaatttttttaaaattctttttcacatatatattttatttttaaaaaaattatttattaattttgataTAAGATACAGTTAATTTTGCTAACAAAAAAAATTCGATTCAAAATACTGATGGTATGAATCGAAAAACCCAAGTGCGTGgattgtaataataataaataaataaataaaaaacagcATTTTCTATAGTAACATATTTTATGGATTTATACATAGAGACTAACTCctgatctaattcatcggtcaTGCTTGCACATGAAAGTAGCATCTATTGTTGACGTACTTCGATTCATGACATAATTTTAACTGGAttctcataaataaatattgaataAAACTCTTACGAATGGTCTCGcgagtcaattttatgagacatatattctatttgagtcaaccataaaaaaatattaatttttattgtaaatatagaaaTGATCGATTCGTCTCGCGAATTCGTGAGAATTTTTTACAATATACCTACTCATAAATATTTCATACACATAATTCCTCATCATTTGTTATGTACACAAAAgaaatggatttttaaaatcCATAGAACTAAAATCAACTTGAATTGtataatttcaaaatcaaatcgATATTGATTTTATATTTGATTACAAAATTTTGATTGGTGGAAAAGTCATATATACCTCATATATCAATCAttattaaatcaaatgaatCAAAATGAATCGAAACGAATAGTACTGCATCTAATGAATTACTAATTATAAGGATTTAGAGATATCATTGCAAAAATGACTTATATCAAATGGTTtcagtatatatataaaaaaaacaatatagtAAGAAAATAATAATGTAATTAAGTCATTAACATAAGTgatgaaagaaaaaaacaaattgCAGGATCGAACGTTTGCTGTTTTATCAAAAGTTGTAACTGATAGTAACTgtataactcaaatattttaaatcgtacaatAAATTCGAACGGCACATTTGCATGAGTTGGTCCGAGAAGATACATAGGTAAAGTGCAAGACTGAGAGAAATTCAGCGAATGAGATATATGTTTCATAAAAAGGCAAAAGAATTGAATCCCACCATCTAATTCTTGCACATGGAAATTATTATTGTCCTAATAATAAATAATGCAAGATTTTCGATTCGCTTTCTTAAAGAGAAAATCGTAGGAACAAAGAGACTTCCATTTCTAACCCATACGTACACATGTTGAGCCCACCCACccactcctcctcctcctcctcctcctcctcctcctcctcctccccaTGTAGAAAGACATAATATTCTAGTTATGTTTTTCGATTTTCTCATCATCGATCGTTCCCTGCTGACCACGGCCCTCCGCCCTGTCTCCGCCACCATCGCCACCTGGTACGCACGGACACCTACGGCCCGTTTCTTTATCGATAATTTGGATACCGCATGCAtcagttaattatatttaaattatttccttTTTGCACGATGCTCTGATTATAACACGAGGAAAAAATGCCAAATCTTGTCGATATACGTAACGTGTAATTCATGTGTGATACGATAAAAGAACCATGCTCAATTTTCTTGTTCTTTCACAGATTAACTAATTCCTTCGATATTACATGTAGAAGATCCCCGATTCCTTATTCACCTGCGAATCTTGAAatattgatatatttatttctaaactaATTAATCATATCTCCATGTGAGAGATCGAGAGTTATATATTCACATCGAATCATAATTCACTGACTCGTCAAACTTTCCGAATCCATACATATTAAACTTAAATTTCGTAAATTTGGATCTATAAATTGCAGTGGATCAGATCTGGTGAGACGTACTCTCACCAGAAAAGAATCGGAGATTCTTGGATTTCATCACTGCCCGCATTATTCATGTAGCTACTTCTCATCAATAAAGCTTGGAATTATCCAATGGATCAAGACAATGGAGGAAGCAATAAGGTGACAGGGATCAGGCAAATTGTTAGGCTAAAGGGATTCCTCCAAAAATGGCAATATGTCACCCTTGGCCCCAAAGATCAACACATGAATCCACCAAGTAACCAAGTCTATGGTGGCGGCATTTCACCAGCGATCACACGAAGATTGATGGGTTCGAACGTGTGTTGCGAGTCGGACGAGGATAGCTGCAACAGCCCAGAACCCCCGCCGGATGTCCCAAAGGGTTACCTTGCGGTGTACGTGGGACTGGAGCTCCGGAGGTTTATCATCCCGACAAGTTACCTCGGGGATCCGCTGTTTAAGGTGTTGTTAGAAAAGGTCGAGGAGGAGTTTGGATTCGATCACAGTGGCGGGCTCACGATCCCGTGTGAAATCGAGACGTTTAAGTATCTTCTTCAATGCATGGAAAATCACCGGAAAGAGCAACTTTAATgtcatacgacaacggttaaaaccgttgtcgtactccttttaaaactgttgttaaagcaACTGTTGTTAAATggttcgctcaaagacaacggttttacaccgttgtcgtagctacaatttgcgacggtttcacttagcgacggtttatacatgaattccgtcgctaatattttagataaaataaaaaaattaataatttaataaatctgtgttgtgaattggtacaatcgtgtaagagataaaaaaatttaagtgtcgtgaagtgataaaatcgtgtaagagataaaaattttaattgttttgaagtggttaaatcgtgtaagagataaaaattttaagtgttgtgaagttgtaaaatcgtgtaagcgagaaaaattttaagtgttgtgaagtaaagtggaagaaaatggagcgaatttgcaggtat
The sequence above is a segment of the Primulina tabacum isolate GXHZ01 chromosome 6, ASM2559414v2, whole genome shotgun sequence genome. Coding sequences within it:
- the LOC142547954 gene encoding auxin-responsive protein SAUR21-like, with the translated sequence MDQDNGGSNKVTGIRQIVRLKGFLQKWQYVTLGPKDQHMNPPSNQVYGGGISPAITRRLMGSNVCCESDEDSCNSPEPPPDVPKGYLAVYVGLELRRFIIPTSYLGDPLFKVLLEKVEEEFGFDHSGGLTIPCEIETFKYLLQCMENHRKEQL